Proteins from a genomic interval of Zonotrichia leucophrys gambelii isolate GWCS_2022_RI chromosome 5, RI_Zleu_2.0, whole genome shotgun sequence:
- the PGGHG gene encoding protein-glucosylgalactosylhydroxylysine glucosidase has protein sequence MADGEGDPGVFTATALPGDPRLLPTVTNALLGTRVFRDILHAAGVYSGAAGDTHRADVPSPLGLRMAAPGAAQIFALDTWTGTFSHTIQCPGYTATQQLYAHHSLVHLMASSVTIRRLDGSTHPVTVQLQSLFVPQSQDLHLSSGPDFQGAHYIYGQTLVPEVEGGPRPTVHMLWTPIPQWLTLGGEERERCWQFLTAVAGSEEEAKRSYSEGLSLAAAGSLLRSHIHAWAALRRGCSVELDGPPALRQALHGCLYYLLSALPPRDSPGVPFHGISPGGLSNGTRGEDYWGHIFWDQDTWMFPNILLLHPGAARAILHYRIRTLEGARQNAREQGYEGAKFPWESAATGREVCPEEIYGAQEIHISGDVLMAFEQYYCTTQDLKLFQEDGGWELVEAVAQYWCSRMVWSEEEQLYHIRGVMPPDEYHSQVDNSAYTNAVARHSLNFAADLARDLLLPVPEEWEDRARKIKVPFDEERKYHPEYDGYSPGEPVKQADVVLLGFPLMHPMSAEVRRNDLEMYEPVTDPAGPAMTWSMFALGWLELKEPQRAWSQLEKCFSNITEPFKVWVENADGSGAVNFLTGMGGFLQVVLFGFTGFRITRSSLLFDPVFPDGITKLQLSSISYLGNRLEVTITREEIRMAVTEASWDPPAPPLEVVLESGQRFPLWEGQGVSFPTAPGWIQRSPSSTP, from the exons ATGGCCGATGGCGAGGGCGACCCCGGCGTGTTCACGGCCACGGCCCTGCCCGGGGACCCGCGGCTGCTGCCCACGGTGACCAACGCCCTGCTGGGCACCCGCGTGTTCCGGGACATCCTGCACGCCGCCGGCGTGTACAGCGGCGCCGCGGGGGACACGCACCGCGCCGATGTCCCCAGCCCGCTGGGGCTGCGCATGGCAGCGCCCGGAGCCGCCCAGATCTTCGCCCtggacacctggacag GGACCTTCAGCCACACGATTCAGTGCCCTGGCTACACGGCCACCCAGCAGCTGTACGCCCACCACTCCCTGGTGCACCTGATGGCCTCCAGTGTCACCATCCGGCGCTTGGATGGCTCCACACATCCCGTCACCGtccagctccagagcctgtTCGTGCCACAGAGCCAGGACCTGCACCTGAGCTCAGGCCCAGACTTCCAGGGAGCGCA CTACATCTACGGGCAGACGCTGGTTCCGGAGGTGGAGGGGGGCCCCCGTCCCACCGTGCACATGCTGTGGACCCCCATCCCGCAGTGGCTGACGCTGGGCGGGGAGGAGCGGGAGCGCTGCTGGCAGTTCCTGACGGCGGTGGCGGGGAGCGAGGAGGAGGCGAAGCGCAGCTACAGCGAGGGGCTGTCACTGGCGGCCGCGGGCTCCCTGCTCCGCTCCCACATCCACGCCTGGGCCGCGCTGCGCCGCGGCTGCTCCGTGGAGCTGGACGGGCCCCCGGCCCTGCGCCAGGCGCTCCACGGCTGCCTCTACTACCTGCTGAGCGCCCTCCCGCCCCGGGACAGCCCCGGAGTGCCCTTCCACGGCATCAGCCCCGGCGGCTTGTCCAACGGCACCCGCGGCGAGGACTACTGGGGACACATCTTCTGGGACCAG GACACCTGGATGTTCCCGAATatcctgctgctgcatcccGGGGCTGCCCGCGCTATCCTGCACTACCGCATCCGCACGCTGGAGGGCGCCAGGCAAAACGCGCGGGAGCAGGGCTACGAG GGCGCGAAGTTCCCGTGGGAGAGCGCAGCCACGGGCCGGGAGGTGTGTCCTGAGGAGATCTACGGAGCGCAGGAAATCCACATCAGCGGGGATGTCCTGATGGCCTTCGAGCAGTATTACTGCACCACGCAG GACCTGAAGCTGTTCCAGGAGGACGggggctgggagctggtggAAGCCGTGGCTCAGTACTGGTGCAGCAGGATGGTGTggagtgaggaggagcagctctaCCACATCAGAG GTGTCATGCCCCCAGACGAGTACCACAGCCAGGTGGACAACTCTGCTTACACCAACGCCGTGGCCCGGCACAG ctTAAATTTTGCCGCTGACTTGGCTCGGGACCTGCTGCTCCCGGTGCCAGAAGAGTGGGAGGACCGTGCCAGGAAAATCAAAGTGCCCTTTGATGAGGAGAGGAAATACCACCCTGAGTACGATGGCTacagcccag gtgagcCGGTGAAGCAGGCAGATGTGGTCCTGCTGGGGTTCCCACTGATGCACCCCATGAGTGCCGAGGTGCGGAGGAACGACCTGGAGATGTACGAGCCCGTCACGGACCCGGCCGGGCCGGCCATGACCTGG AGCATGtttgccctgggctggctggagctGAAGGAGCCGCAGAGAGCCTGGAGCCAGCTGGAAAAGTGCTTCAGCAACATCACAGAGCCTTTCAAG GTCTGGGTGGAGAACGCCGATGGGTCGGGAGCTGTGAACTTCCTGACGGGGATGGGTGGATTCCTGCAGGTCGTCCTCTTCGGCTTCACAGGGTTCAG gaTCACCAGGTCCAGCCTCCTCTTCGATCCTGTGTTTCCCGATGGTATCACCAAGCTGCAACTCTCCAGCATCTCCTACTTGGGCAACAGGCTGGAGGTCACCATCACCAGGGAGGAGATCAGGATGGCAGTGACCGAGGCCTCCTGGgaccctccagcccctcccctgGAAGTTGTGCTGGAGTCAGGACAGCGCTTTCCCCTGTGGGAGG GGCAGGGTGTCTCCTTCCCCACAGCGCCTGGATGGATCCAGAGgtctcccagcagcaccccctga
- the LOC135448927 gene encoding dispanin subfamily A member 2b-like, producing MEPRQADVSIPLQSSGWGAAAPGPRSEPQPRDYVLWSVFNVLLWCALGGLGCCGFPALVCSVKARDCKLSGDLEGARRHSHRARVANIVCSVAVALVWLIFIVIFATFISRFRHT from the exons ATGGAGCCCCGGCAGGCGGACGTGTCCATCCCACTGCAGTCCTCCGGCTGGGGGGCGGCCGCCCCCGGGCCCCGCTCCGAGCCGCAGCCCCGGGACTACGTGCTCTGGTCGGTGTTCAATGTGCTGCTGTGGTGCGCGCTGGGCGGGCTGGGCTGCTGCGGCTTCCCCGCGCTCGTCTGCTCCGTCAAG GCCCGTGACTGCAAGCTGTCGGGGGACCTGGAGGGTGCGCGGCGCCACAGCCACCGCGCCAGGGTGGCCAACATCGTCTGCTCCGTGGCGGTGGCGCTCGTCTGGCTCATCTTCATCGTCATCTTCGCCACCTTCATATCCCGGTTCAGGCACACCTGA
- the PSMD13 gene encoding 26S proteasome non-ATPase regulatory subunit 13, with amino-acid sequence MKDVPGFLQQSQSAGPGQAAVWHRLEELYNKKLWHQLTLQVLDFVQDPCFAQGDGLIKLYENFISEFEHRVNPLSLVEIILHVVRQMTDPNVALTFLEKTREKVKSSDEAVILCKTAIGALKLNIGDLQVTKETIEEVEEMLNTLPGVTSVHSRFYDLSSKYYQTVGNHAAYYKDALRFLGCIEVKDLPVSEQQERAFTLGLAGLLGEGVYNFGELLMHPVLESLRSTDRQWLIDTLFAFNSGNVETFQALKSAWGQQPDLAANEALLLQKIQLLCLMEMTFTRPANHRQLTFEEIAKSAKVTVNEVELLVMKALSVGLVKGSIDEVDKRVHMTWVQPRVLDLQQIKGMKDRLEFWCTDVRSMEMLVEHQAHDILT; translated from the exons atgaaGGACGTGCCgggcttcctgcagcagagccagagcgcggggccgggccagGCCGCCGTGTGGCACCGCCTTGAGGAGCTCTACAACAAGAA GTTATGGCACCAGCTCACTCTGCAGGTGCTGGACTTCGTGCAGGACCCCTGCTTCGCCCAGGGAGATGGGCTCATCAAG CTCTACGAGAACTTCATCAGCGAGTTTGAGCACAG ggtgaACCCCCTGTCCCTGGTGGAGATTATCCTGCACGTGGTCCGGCAGATGACAG ATCCCAATGTGGCCCTGACTTTTCTGGAGAAGACCCGGGAAAAG gtgaaGAGCAGCGACGAGGCCGTGATCCTGTGCAAAACAGCCATCGGGGCCCTCAAGCTCAACATCGGGGACCTGCAGGTCACCAAG GAGACCAttgaggaggtggaggagatgctgaacaccCTCCCTGGGGTGACATCCGTGCACAGCCGCTTCTATGACCTTTCCAGCAAGTACTACCAGACCGTGGGCAACCACGCTGCCTACTACAAGGATGCGCTGCGCTTCCTGGGCTGCATCGAGGTCAAGGACCTGCCAG tatcaGAGCAACAGGAGAGAGCCTTCACCCTGGGGCTGGCCGGGCTGCTGGGAGAAGGTGTCTACAACTTTGGGGAGCTG ctgatgCACCCCGTGCTGGAGTCCCTGCGCAGCACAGACCGGCAGTGGCTCATTGACACCCTCTTCGCCTTCAACAGTGGCAACGTGGAGACCTTCCAGGCCCTCAAGTCGGCCTGGGGGCAGCAG cccGACCTGGCTGCCAACGaagctctcctgctgcagaagATCCAGCTGTTGTGTCTCATGGAG ATGACTTTCACCCGCCCGGCCAACCACCGCCAGCTCACCTTCGAGGAGATTGCCAAGAGTGCCAAAGTCACTGTCAACGAG gtggagctgctggtgaTGAAGGCGCTCTCAGTGGGGCTGGTGAAGGGCAGCATCGATGAAGTGGACAAGAGGGTGCACATGACGTGGGTGCAGCCACGGGTGCTGGACCTGCAGCAG ATCAAGGGGATGAAGGATCGCCTGGAGTTCTGGTGCACGGACGTGCGGAGCATGGAGATGCTGGTGGAGCACCAAGCCCACGACATCCTGACATAG
- the IFITM5 gene encoding interferon-induced transmembrane protein 5 — MDTSYPREERPRPKQGPPPAAPQAPRDHLLWAIFNTLYMNFCCLGFVALAFAVKARDRKVSGDVEAARHFSSKARCYNALATAGSVVLPLLLGALIVTGVIHLSKLAQDSVGFFTYQLSGSDDEDQ; from the exons ATGGACACCTCGTACCCGCGGGAGGAGCGGCCGCGCCCCAAGCAggggccgccccccgccgccccccaaGCGCCCCGCGACCACCTGCTCTGGGCCATCTTCAACACCCTCTACATGAACTTCTGCTGCCTCGGCTTCGTGGCGCTCGCCTTCGCCGTCAAG GCTCGGGACAGGAAGGTGTCCGGGGACGTGGAAGCCGCTCGTCACTTCAGCTCCAAGGCGCGGTGCTACAACGCGCTGGCCACGGCGGGCAGCGtggtgctgcccctgctgctcgGGGCCCTCATTGTCACCGGCGTCATCCACCTCTCCAAGCTGGCCCAGGACTCCGTGGGCTTCTTCACCTACCAGCTCAGCGGCAGCGACGACGAGGACCAGTGA
- the LOC135448360 gene encoding interferon-induced transmembrane protein 1-like, protein MEGRPEGRSVPAPSQISRKRNRRRWARPAAPPPPGAARVRRCHHSCPPARGMQSPLPPYEVLPTEVSMEEMPRSTTVLVEETQQQQQPPPRDHLVWSLFTTLYGNFCCLGLLAFVFSVKSRDRKVLGDYSGALSYGSTAKCLNITALVINIVIVVLVIVFVSLALAGVFSHRQPYGGYGYGYGST, encoded by the exons ATGGAG GGGCGTCCGGAGGGGCGGTCTGTTCCCGCTCCGTCCCAAATCTCGAGGAAACGAAACCGCCGGCGCTGGGCCCGCCCCGCGGCGCCTCCACCTCCCGGAGCCGCACGCGTTCGCAGGTGCCACCACAGCTGTCCCCCAGCCCGAGGCATGCAGTCGCCGCTTCCGCCCTACGAGGTGCTGCCGACCGAGGTGAGCATGGAGGAGATGCCCCGGAGCACCACGGTGCTGGTGGAGGAgacgcagcagcagcagcagccgccgccgcGGGACCACCTGGTGTGGTCCCTGTTCACCACCCTGTACGGCAACTTCTGCTGCCTCGGCCTCCTGGCCTTCGTCTTCTCCGTCAAG tcCAGAGACCGCAAAGTGCTCGGTGACTACAGCGGGGCCCTGAGCTACGGCTCCACGGCCAAGTGCCTGAACATCACGGCCCTGGTGATCAACATCGTCATCGTCGTCCTCGTCATTGTCTTCGTCTCCCTGGCCTTAGCCGGGGTCTTCAGCCACCGCCAGCCGTATGGGGGATACGGATACGGGTACGGCTCCACCTAA